A genomic window from Streptomyces broussonetiae includes:
- a CDS encoding integrase: protein MIWNQRHLLDVLREFEQFYNGHRPHQGMANARLLYPLPALIADPDQIARLDIRRRDGLSGILHEYGHAA from the coding sequence TTGATCTGGAACCAGCGGCACCTGCTGGACGTCCTGCGTGAGTTCGAGCAGTTCTATAACGGACACCGGCCGCATCAGGGCATGGCGAACGCCCGTCTGCTCTACCCGTTGCCCGCCCTGATCGCCGATCCGGACCAAATAGCCCGCCTCGACATACGAAGACGCGATGGCCTCAGCGGCATCCTTCACGAGTACGGACACGCCGCCTGA
- a CDS encoding ASCH domain-containing protein, whose translation MGEPVDSIAEQGAAVESGDWIRGITVRQPWATCILAGKRTENRPKHWLMGS comes from the coding sequence GTGGGTGAGCCGGTCGACTCGATCGCCGAGCAGGGCGCCGCCGTCGAAAGCGGCGACTGGATCCGCGGCATCACGGTCCGCCAGCCCTGGGCCACCTGCATCCTCGCAGGGAAGCGCACGGAGAACCGGCCCAAGCACTGGCTTATGGGCAGTTGA
- a CDS encoding IS256 family transposase has product MTVSVEAVEEVRPAESPADLLDDQLIGQLVDRARASGLQLTGDGGLLQQLTKRVLESALEGEITDHLGYEKHDPAGAGSGNSRNGARSKTVLTDVGPVEITVPRDRDGSFEPQIVKKRQRRLTGVDEMVLSLSARGLTHGDISAHLAEVYGASVSKQTISTITDKVMDGMAEWQNRPLDPVYPVIFIDCVHVKVRDGQVANRPIYVALAVTVDGTRDILGLWAGDGGEGAKYWLQVLTEIKNRGVEDVCMVVCDGLKGLPDSISAVWPQAVTQTCVVHLIRASFRYAGRQDWDKISRALKPVYTAPTASAAEDRFLEFQEEWGAKYPAIVRLWENAWAEFVPFLQFDTEIRRVVCTTNAIESVNARIRKAVRARGHFPNEAAALKCVYMAIMSLDPTGQGRKRWTMRWKPALQAFDIAFDGRLSVGRR; this is encoded by the coding sequence GTGACTGTCTCTGTTGAGGCGGTTGAAGAGGTCCGGCCGGCCGAGTCGCCGGCGGACCTGCTGGATGACCAGTTGATCGGGCAGCTGGTCGACCGGGCCCGCGCGAGCGGCCTGCAGCTGACCGGCGACGGCGGGCTGCTGCAGCAATTGACCAAGCGCGTGCTGGAGTCCGCCCTGGAAGGCGAGATCACCGACCACCTCGGCTACGAGAAGCACGACCCGGCCGGTGCCGGCAGCGGCAACAGCCGCAACGGGGCCCGGTCCAAGACCGTTCTGACCGACGTGGGGCCGGTGGAGATCACGGTGCCGCGTGACCGCGACGGCAGCTTCGAGCCGCAGATCGTCAAGAAGCGGCAGAGGCGGCTGACCGGCGTCGACGAGATGGTCCTGTCGCTGTCCGCGCGTGGTCTGACGCACGGTGACATCTCCGCCCACCTGGCCGAGGTCTATGGCGCGAGCGTGTCCAAGCAGACCATCTCGACCATCACCGACAAGGTCATGGACGGGATGGCCGAATGGCAGAACCGGCCGCTGGACCCGGTCTATCCAGTGATCTTCATCGACTGCGTGCACGTCAAGGTGCGAGATGGGCAGGTGGCGAACCGGCCCATCTACGTCGCACTCGCCGTCACGGTGGACGGCACGCGCGACATTCTCGGCCTGTGGGCCGGCGACGGCGGCGAAGGCGCCAAATACTGGCTCCAGGTCCTGACCGAGATCAAGAACCGCGGTGTCGAGGATGTGTGCATGGTCGTCTGTGACGGGCTCAAGGGCCTGCCCGACTCGATCTCGGCGGTCTGGCCCCAGGCGGTGACCCAGACCTGTGTCGTCCACCTGATCCGGGCGTCGTTCCGCTACGCGGGCCGCCAGGACTGGGACAAGATCTCCCGCGCGCTCAAGCCGGTCTACACGGCTCCCACTGCGAGCGCGGCGGAGGACCGGTTCCTGGAGTTCCAGGAGGAGTGGGGCGCCAAGTACCCGGCGATCGTGCGCCTTTGGGAGAACGCCTGGGCAGAGTTCGTGCCCTTCCTGCAGTTCGACACCGAGATCCGCCGTGTCGTCTGCACCACCAACGCTATCGAGTCGGTCAACGCTCGCATACGAAAAGCCGTCCGGGCCCGCGGGCACTTCCCGAACGAGGCCGCAGCCCTCAAATGCGTCTACATGGCCATCATGAGCCTCGACCCCACCGGCCAGGGACGCAAACGCTGGACCATGCGTTGGAAGCCCGCCCTGCAGGCATTCGACATCGCCTTCGACGGCCGACTCTCCGTCGGCCGCCGATAA
- a CDS encoding N-acetyltransferase, with protein MLLVEDSAVVGCFVLYATTPGWTWTASEHAEPSMNLAMMHTHPDQRGARLADLMTLWVLDYAARRTGPELHWVRCCVPDNRLARYFREELGWHQVRVTRNVQGQYYAHMQRRPRRLPELSALIRSDDPALLVTGDLAITTAPLVPPQPRQSPGIVTRDQRGGRP; from the coding sequence ATGCTGCTTGTGGAGGACAGCGCCGTCGTGGGCTGCTTCGTCCTCTACGCCACGACACCGGGGTGGACATGGACCGCCAGCGAGCACGCCGAGCCGTCCATGAACCTGGCCATGATGCACACCCATCCCGATCAACGCGGCGCGAGACTGGCTGACTTGATGACCCTGTGGGTGCTCGACTACGCAGCCCGGCGCACCGGACCGGAACTGCACTGGGTGCGCTGCTGCGTCCCTGACAACCGGCTGGCGCGATACTTCCGTGAGGAGCTGGGCTGGCATCAGGTCCGGGTCACCCGTAACGTCCAGGGACAGTACTACGCCCACATGCAACGGCGCCCCCGCCGCCTCCCTGAACTCTCCGCCCTGATCAGGAGCGACGATCCGGCGCTCCTCGTGACCGGGGACCTGGCGATCACCACCGCGCCCCTCGTGCCCCCACAACCGCGCCAGAGCCCCGGCATTGTCACCAGAGACCAGAGAGGCGGCCGCCCATGA
- a CDS encoding serine integrase family protein: MKLQLVPADELDEPWLRWRLPEPRLRPTPDSRLSALRRSVFENALAAIKPGRSVKVTTYVFADRGVDTDGAHALLTEHARDRGWIVHRERFTDESTGGPASARPQFNLACRRAGSGFVDGVLAMGRDAMPSTDEAYEAYLHWLHRHHAFIAFLQPTTGRTQ, translated from the coding sequence ATGAAGCTCCAGCTCGTCCCGGCCGACGAACTCGACGAGCCGTGGTTGAGATGGAGGCTGCCGGAGCCCCGGTTACGACCAACCCCTGATTCCAGGCTGAGCGCCTTGCGACGCAGCGTCTTCGAGAACGCTCTCGCCGCCATCAAACCCGGCCGGTCCGTCAAGGTGACCACCTACGTCTTCGCCGACCGCGGCGTGGACACCGACGGCGCACACGCCCTCCTGACGGAGCACGCGCGCGACCGCGGATGGATCGTCCACCGAGAACGGTTCACCGACGAATCGACCGGTGGCCCGGCCTCTGCCCGCCCTCAGTTCAACCTTGCGTGCCGCCGCGCCGGGTCGGGCTTCGTCGACGGCGTCCTCGCGATGGGACGAGACGCCATGCCCAGCACCGACGAGGCGTACGAGGCGTACCTGCATTGGCTGCACCGCCACCACGCCTTCATCGCATTCCTACAGCCGACCACAGGGAGAACTCAATGA
- a CDS encoding phosphoenolpyruvate carboxykinase (ATP), producing MPVTATRIHADTATVTVASLTKAITDWSTRYFGPWWNATAADDAGPGSLTDASLVLADVDPGRVEDIRALVTDYGHEETTYANARTHVARHDGITYAVQPDERIGYQADGRRLVIVGDQAEPVAVAAARLARELVRSQLLADGWTVLHASAATHHGEAVLTLGDKGAGKTTTSLLLALDGWGLLANDRVFVRPESDSSLRVLPWPSAAALGLGLLDATGLYDQVREKVLDGGQLHPTQHPKVTQALKDGRREPLWHKTGKELKPQFFPDQLHSWLGLTLSTEGRVSGLLFPTMSSDATPALVETGRTLTDADVFDQKTEDRYPDIFGLTPTATTGTEAMTEHLARLPHRSLLLSHDTIASAALLTKTAKEITATP from the coding sequence GTGCCTGTGACCGCAACCCGCATCCACGCCGACACCGCAACCGTCACAGTCGCCAGCCTCACCAAGGCAATCACCGACTGGTCCACCCGCTACTTCGGCCCCTGGTGGAACGCCACTGCCGCCGACGACGCCGGCCCCGGCTCCCTCACCGACGCCAGCCTGGTCCTCGCCGACGTCGACCCGGGCCGCGTGGAGGACATCCGCGCCCTCGTCACGGACTACGGGCACGAAGAAACCACCTACGCGAACGCCCGAACCCACGTCGCCCGGCACGACGGGATCACGTATGCAGTACAGCCTGATGAGCGCATCGGCTACCAGGCCGACGGGCGCCGCCTGGTCATTGTCGGTGACCAGGCCGAACCGGTCGCCGTCGCCGCCGCCCGCCTCGCCCGCGAACTCGTCCGCAGCCAGCTCCTCGCCGACGGCTGGACCGTCCTCCACGCCTCCGCCGCCACCCACCATGGTGAAGCCGTCCTGACCCTGGGCGACAAAGGCGCGGGCAAGACCACCACCAGCCTCCTGCTCGCCCTGGACGGCTGGGGCCTGCTCGCCAACGACCGCGTCTTCGTCCGCCCCGAATCGGACAGCAGCCTGCGCGTATTGCCGTGGCCGTCCGCCGCCGCGCTCGGCCTCGGCCTCCTCGACGCGACCGGCCTGTACGACCAAGTCCGGGAAAAGGTGCTCGACGGCGGGCAACTCCACCCCACCCAGCACCCCAAGGTGACGCAGGCCCTCAAGGACGGCCGCCGCGAGCCGCTGTGGCACAAGACCGGCAAGGAACTGAAGCCGCAGTTCTTCCCCGACCAGCTCCACTCGTGGCTCGGCCTCACCCTGTCCACCGAAGGCCGCGTATCAGGGCTCCTCTTCCCCACGATGAGCTCTGATGCGACCCCGGCCCTCGTGGAGACCGGGCGGACGCTGACCGACGCGGACGTGTTCGACCAGAAGACCGAGGACCGCTACCCCGACATCTTCGGCCTGACCCCCACCGCCACGACCGGCACCGAGGCCATGACCGAACACCTTGCCCGGCTCCCCCACCGCTCGCTGCTCCTCAGCCACGACACCATCGCCTCCGCCGCACTGCTGACCAAGACCGCCAAGGAGATCACCGCCACCCCTTGA
- a CDS encoding lactate/malate family dehydrogenase, producing MTGHTIGIIGAGAVGQTVAALLIGEPWCDRLLITSRTADSATGLVADLDDMAHVVRAGTRAHAVTVAELDQTDAVVLCPRATFTNTASRDVRMAGLAANAPLIASLARTLTGYTRPVVMVTNPVDVLSRLCATISGAPTYGIGSATDTARYRTALAAHHRVPVNEVDGYVIGEHGDGAVICASSTTIRGTPCAVPLDLIRAELADRPRRINAGIGRTRHGPAAAVLSALRKLLDVEDGTDVLSVNRAGVWLGIRLRIRAGRPTVQPLELDPHETADLITARTKLEAAYRTINHHEQGARTCL from the coding sequence GTGACCGGCCACACAATCGGCATCATTGGCGCCGGCGCAGTCGGACAGACTGTCGCCGCGCTTCTCATCGGCGAACCCTGGTGTGACCGGCTGCTGATCACCTCCCGCACGGCCGACAGCGCCACCGGTCTCGTCGCCGATCTGGACGACATGGCCCACGTCGTCCGCGCCGGGACCCGCGCGCACGCGGTCACCGTCGCCGAGCTGGACCAGACGGACGCCGTGGTCCTGTGCCCCAGAGCCACCTTCACCAACACCGCCAGCCGCGACGTGCGCATGGCAGGACTCGCCGCGAACGCCCCGCTCATCGCCTCACTCGCCCGCACCCTCACCGGCTACACGCGCCCCGTGGTCATGGTGACCAACCCCGTGGACGTCCTCTCACGCCTGTGCGCCACCATCAGCGGCGCCCCCACCTACGGGATCGGATCGGCTACCGACACCGCCCGCTACCGCACAGCCCTCGCCGCCCATCACCGCGTGCCCGTCAACGAGGTCGACGGCTATGTGATCGGCGAGCACGGGGACGGCGCAGTCATCTGTGCCTCTTCCACCACCATTCGTGGCACCCCCTGCGCCGTCCCCCTCGACCTCATCCGCGCCGAACTCGCCGACCGGCCCCGCCGGATCAACGCCGGGATCGGACGCACCCGCCATGGACCGGCCGCCGCCGTCCTGTCCGCCCTGCGCAAGCTCCTGGACGTCGAGGACGGAACCGACGTGCTGTCCGTCAACCGCGCGGGCGTGTGGCTCGGAATCCGGTTGCGCATCCGCGCCGGCCGTCCCACCGTCCAGCCCCTGGAGCTCGACCCGCACGAGACAGCGGACCTGATCACGGCCCGGACCAAACTCGAAGCCGCCTACCGCACCATCAACCACCACGAACAAGGAGCCCGTACGTGCCTGTGA
- a CDS encoding phosphotransferase has protein sequence MHRTPLPQAADLFALSADRIHRAAADLWPCEPLTLGDHVPSVTGYVHRASIGGRDVFAKDSILGLSLVSVLRGVAGDRDMVRAAQAAYATSPASLLAREAAQLRALDASGVRVGRCAGYAAGVLFTEPVTGPTLANLITKDPGRTYDLLSTAVAALESLQRPQVASQVDAASIPERSIDGTFRRKFNGVSGRLYVERLGLDRVDERRRRNVAAVVGAVVARLLKLRLIPPTGPAVIVYGDLKPEHVLFPDGPTEAPVFIDPSLARGPACHDTAKLVSRTFLALLAAPHLDGPASTVVDGIGEFVAGRMRTLHGPARTLWLRRLLVTWLMDTVNILSTYLTAPATLPLPEHAQAVIDRSETLCSLLDLVSAPLAAGTDPETAWRLALRTVSRAADR, from the coding sequence ATGCACCGCACCCCCTTACCGCAGGCCGCCGATCTGTTCGCGCTCAGCGCCGACCGCATCCACCGCGCCGCAGCTGACCTGTGGCCCTGCGAGCCACTGACGCTCGGCGATCACGTCCCCTCGGTCACCGGCTATGTGCACCGCGCCAGCATCGGCGGGCGGGACGTGTTCGCGAAGGACTCCATCCTTGGCCTGTCCCTCGTCTCCGTGCTGCGCGGCGTGGCTGGTGACCGGGACATGGTCCGTGCGGCGCAGGCCGCTTATGCCACCTCTCCCGCCTCTCTGCTCGCGCGGGAAGCCGCGCAGCTCCGCGCCCTGGATGCGTCTGGGGTCCGGGTCGGCCGATGTGCCGGCTACGCGGCCGGGGTACTGTTCACCGAACCCGTCACGGGCCCGACCCTCGCCAACCTGATCACCAAAGACCCGGGCCGGACCTACGACTTGCTCAGCACCGCCGTCGCCGCCCTTGAGAGCCTTCAACGCCCGCAGGTGGCCTCGCAGGTCGACGCCGCGTCGATTCCTGAACGCAGCATCGACGGCACGTTCCGCAGGAAGTTCAACGGCGTCTCCGGTCGCCTCTACGTCGAACGCCTCGGCCTTGACCGAGTGGACGAGCGCAGGCGCCGGAACGTCGCCGCGGTGGTCGGCGCCGTCGTAGCCCGGCTGCTGAAACTCCGCCTCATCCCGCCGACCGGTCCCGCCGTGATCGTCTACGGCGACTTGAAGCCGGAACATGTCCTGTTTCCCGACGGCCCCACAGAGGCACCGGTGTTCATCGACCCCAGTCTGGCACGCGGGCCCGCCTGCCATGACACGGCAAAGCTCGTCTCACGTACGTTCCTCGCGCTCCTCGCCGCCCCGCACTTGGACGGCCCCGCGTCTACGGTGGTGGACGGGATCGGCGAGTTCGTGGCGGGACGGATGCGAACCCTGCACGGTCCCGCGCGGACCCTGTGGCTCCGCCGTCTGCTCGTGACGTGGCTGATGGACACGGTGAACATCCTCTCCACCTACCTCACTGCCCCCGCCACCCTGCCACTGCCCGAACACGCCCAAGCCGTCATCGACCGCTCAGAGACCTTGTGCTCGCTGCTGGACCTGGTGAGTGCCCCGCTCGCGGCCGGAACCGACCCCGAGACTGCCTGGCGGCTCGCCCTGCGGACCGTGAGCCGGGCGGCGGACCGGTGA
- a CDS encoding helix-turn-helix domain-containing protein — protein sequence MNFQTGPIRDASRAGDYGRVIELIRKGRQMTQAALGQALGLSQSAVSRLEKRGSASYSTDVLTAAAAHLQIPPALVGLADGRMAQVQTRDDDPMHRRTVLGGAVAAMAAPVLAAVPDTHDTIGGQAAALRLTTSAYRRLDSTTPSRDLADAVDGHIRLIQTVTRSATSEADRARLAAAGSEAASFAGWLAWDKGDHGSARSWYGGAIKAARTSGNALLTAYQAGTLAQFEAHAGNGVEALNLARRARRVLGEQRPAVADAWLSSVEALGYAAAGDLARADRALTASRTGAEALTAAQEPPPWPWVFSFTPDKVAACRVTCGARLGLADWVLAEDVEALTTGHAKQRALLVLDIAAGHLASGRVEATFALASRALDIGLQYRSGRIVERVRAVRRSLTTTSPSKVVRDFDERLHGVYL from the coding sequence GTGAACTTCCAGACAGGCCCGATCCGAGACGCGTCCCGGGCCGGGGATTACGGACGTGTCATCGAACTGATCCGCAAAGGGCGGCAGATGACGCAGGCGGCACTCGGACAGGCGCTCGGCCTGTCCCAGTCCGCCGTCTCCCGTCTGGAGAAACGCGGCTCAGCCTCATACAGCACGGACGTCTTGACCGCGGCGGCTGCACATCTTCAGATTCCGCCGGCACTGGTGGGTCTGGCAGACGGGCGCATGGCGCAGGTCCAGACGAGAGACGACGATCCCATGCACCGACGCACCGTACTTGGCGGCGCGGTCGCCGCGATGGCAGCCCCCGTCCTGGCCGCCGTGCCAGACACGCACGACACGATTGGCGGCCAGGCCGCCGCCCTGCGGCTGACCACGAGTGCCTACCGCAGACTCGACAGCACCACCCCCTCCCGGGACCTCGCCGACGCGGTGGACGGTCATATCCGGCTCATCCAGACCGTCACCCGCAGCGCGACCAGCGAAGCAGATCGGGCGAGGCTGGCCGCAGCAGGCAGTGAGGCCGCATCCTTCGCCGGCTGGCTGGCGTGGGATAAGGGTGACCACGGGTCGGCCCGCTCCTGGTATGGCGGTGCCATCAAAGCTGCCCGAACTTCCGGAAACGCGCTCCTGACGGCCTACCAGGCCGGCACGCTTGCCCAGTTCGAGGCACACGCCGGGAACGGTGTGGAGGCCCTGAATCTCGCCCGCCGCGCCCGAAGGGTGCTGGGCGAGCAGCGCCCGGCCGTCGCCGACGCATGGTTGTCCAGCGTCGAAGCGCTCGGATACGCGGCAGCCGGGGACCTGGCTCGAGCTGACCGAGCCCTGACCGCATCCCGTACAGGGGCGGAGGCGCTGACCGCCGCCCAGGAGCCGCCGCCCTGGCCGTGGGTGTTCTCCTTCACCCCGGACAAGGTGGCTGCCTGCCGCGTCACCTGCGGCGCACGCCTCGGACTGGCGGACTGGGTGCTGGCCGAGGACGTGGAGGCCCTGACCACCGGCCATGCGAAACAACGTGCTCTGTTGGTGCTCGACATTGCCGCCGGGCATCTTGCTAGCGGACGGGTCGAGGCCACGTTCGCTCTCGCCTCGCGCGCGCTCGACATTGGCCTTCAGTACCGGTCCGGCCGGATCGTGGAACGGGTCCGCGCCGTGCGCCGTAGCCTCACCACCACCTCACCGTCCAAAGTTGTGCGGGACTTTGACGAGCGCCTGCACGGCGTCTACCTGTAG